Proteins found in one Acomys russatus chromosome 31, mAcoRus1.1, whole genome shotgun sequence genomic segment:
- the Cbarp gene encoding voltage-dependent calcium channel beta subunit-associated regulatory protein — MQPTATMATAAATTATVALTTSWENVTSRPTAEPDPILDNYVLLVVVMSLFVGGTLVVLSGVLLLCKRCWEVHQRFNRAMDEAEKTTTTYLDNGTHPIQDPDCRGEDPEGQDTETERFLATSSTGRRVSFNEAALFEQSRKAQDKGRRYTLTEGDFHHLKNARLTHLHLPPLKIATIHECDSGEASAAPTPHPATAPKDSLAIFQPPGKALTGRSVGPSSALPGDPYNSVDLSEISPSASSDSGESTSLDAGARGAKAAGPGPETAPGEMGTSSTGAGTVLQFFTRLRRHASLDGASPYFKVKKWKLEPSQRASSLDTRGSPKRHHFQRQRAASESMEQEGDVPHADFIQYIASAGDSVAFPPPRPFLASPTSPPPTLGRLEAAEETGGASPETPPEHGISLGPEHAQQQDPQQEQDAEHAQCSYRDLWSLRASLELHAATASDHSSSGNDRDSVRSGDSSGSGSGGGGTAPAFPPPPESPPALRPKDSEARRLLQMDSGYASIEGRGAGDEANELPVPARSPPRSPRAWPRRPRRDYSIDEKTDALFHEFLRHDPHFDDAPRHRARAHPHTHARKQWQQRGRQHSDPGGSRVATPPGAVRPTRAPLRRGDSVDCPPEGRALPTTGDDPAIPVIEEEPGGGGGGCPGSGLCVEPAGALLDKLAAGLDERLFSPRLAEPVASSPVLIVAAAAPTSPDHSPA; from the exons ATGCAGCCCACGGCCACCATGGCCACAGCGGCCGCCACTACTGCCACCGTTGCCCTGACGACTTCGTGGGAAAACGTCACCAGCCGCCCCACG GCCGAGCCTGACCCCATCTTGGACAACTatgtgctgctggtggtggtgatgtcgCTGTTCGTCGGGGGCACGCTGGTGGTGCTGTCTGGCGTTCTTCTACTCTGCAAACGCTGCTGGGAGGTGCACCAGCGCTTCAACAG ggCCATGGACGAAGCAGAGAAGACCACCACTACCTACCTGGACAACGGCACCCACCCTATACAAG ACCCCGACTGCAGGGGGGAAGACCCGGAGGGACAGGACACCGAGACAGAGCGCTTCCTAGCCACCAGCTCCACCGGCCGCCGCGTGTCCTTCAACGAGGCTGCCCTGTTCGAACAGAGCCGCAAGGCTCAGGACAAGGGCCGCCG GTACACCCTGACAGAGGGGGACTTCCATCACCTCAAGAATGCCCGCCTCACCCACCTCCACCTGCCGCCCCTCAAAATCGCTACTATCCATGAGTGTGATTCTGGCGAGGCCAGCGCAGCGCCCACACCCCACCCAGCTACCGCCCCAAAGGACAGCTTGGCTATTTTCCAG CCCCCTGGGAAGGCCCTCACTGGCCGCTCAGTGGGCCCCAGCTCTGCCCTGCCAGGTGATCCCTACAACTCCGTGGACCTGTCCGAGATCAGCCCTTCGGCCTCCAGTGACTCTGGAGAGAGCACCTCG tTAGATGCAGGTGCACGAGGGGCCAAGGCCgctgggcctgggcctgagaCCGCACCCGGGGAGATGGGTACAAGCTCCACAGGGGCGGGCACTGTGCTGCAGTTCTTCACGCGGCTCCGCCGCCATGCCAGCCTGGATGGGGCCAGCCCCTACTTCAAGGTCAAGAAATGGAAGCTGGAGCCGAGCCAGAGAGCATCCAGTCTGGACACGAGAG GTTCCCCAAAGCGGCACCACTTTCAGCGGCAGCGGGCAGCCAGTGAGAGCATGGAGCAGGAGGGGGACGTCCCCCACGCAGATTTCATTCAGTACATTGCCAGCGCCGGAGACTCGGTGGCCTTcccacccccccgcccctttCTGGCCAGCCCCACCAGCCCGCCCCCCACTCTCGGCAG GCTAGAGGCGGCTGAGGAAACGGGAGGAGCGAGCCCCGAGACTCCCCCAGAGCATGGCATCAGTTTGGGGCCCGAGCATGCGCAGCAGCAGGACCCGCAGCAAGAGCAGGACGCCGAGCATGCGCAGTGCAGCTACCGTGACCTGTGGAGCCTTCGCGCTTCGCTCGAGCTCCACGCGGCCACTGCGTCGGACCACAGCAGCAGCGGCAATGACCGCGACTCGGTGCGCAGCGGCGACAGCTCGGGCTCCGgctctgggggtggtggcacTGCCCCCGCCTTCCCGCCCCCTCCCGAGTCTCCGCCTGCTTTGCGACCTAAGGACAGCGAGGCCCGTCGCCTGCTGCAGATGGACAGCGGGTATGCGAGCATCGAGGGCCGCGGGGCGGGCGACGAAGCCAACGAACTTCCTGTGCCAGCCCGCAGCCCTCCCCGCAGCCCGCGAGCCTGGCCACGCAGGCCGCGCCGCGATTACAGCATCGATGAGAAGACGGACGCGCTTTTCCACGAGTTCCTGCGCCACGACCCGCATTTCGACGACGCCCCGCGGCACCGCGCACGTGCGCATCCTCACACCCATGCGCGGAAGCAGTGGCAACAGCGAGGCCGGCAACACAGCGACCCGGGCGGCTCGCGCGTGGCTACCCCCCCTGGGGCGGTGCGCCCCACTCGTGCGCCCTTGCGCCGAGGTGACAGCGTCGATTGTCCACCTGAAGGCCGAGCACTGCCGACCACCGGCGATGACCCGGCCATCCCTGTCATCGAGGAGGAGCCTGGTGGCGGAGGCGGTGGTTGCCCAGGCTCCGGGCTGTGTGTGGAACCGGCCGGGGCACTGCTGGACAAGCTGGCGGCCGGCCTCGACGAGAGACTCTTTTCTCCCCGCCTTGCTGAGCCAGTGGCCTCTTCCCCGGTGCTGATTGTCGCTGCCGCCGCCCCCACATCCCCTGACCACAGCCCGGCCTAA
- the Atp5f1d gene encoding ATP synthase subunit delta, mitochondrial, whose translation MLPAALLRRPGLRRLVLQARAYAEAAAAPAPVAGPGQMSFTFASPTQVFFDGANVRQVDVPTLTGAFGILASHVPTLQVLRPGLVVVHAEDGTTTKYFVSSGSVTVNADSSVQLLAEEAVTLDMLDLGAAQANLEKARSELSGAADEAARAEIQIRIEANEALVKALE comes from the exons ATGCTGCCTGCCGCACTGCTTCGCCGCCCGGGCCTGCGCCGCCTGGTGCTGCAGGCGCGTGCCTACGCCGAGGCCGCCGCCGCACCTGCCCCCGTCGCCGGGCCCGGACAGATGTCCTTCACCTTCGCTTCGCCGACGCAG GTGTTCTTTGATGGTGCCAACGTCCGGCAGGTGGATGTGCCCACGCTGACTGGAGCCTTTGGCATCTTGGCGTCCCATGTGCCCACACTACAGGTTCTACggcctgggctggtggtggtcCATGCCGAAGATGGCACCACAACGAAGTACTTTG TGAGCAGCGGCTCGGTCACTGTGAACGCAGACTCCTCAGTACAGCTACTGGCAGAAGAGGCTGTGACACTGGACATGCTGGACCTGGGG GCTGCGCAGGCCAACTTGGAAAAGGCACGGTCAGAACTGTCAGGCGCGGCGGACGAGGCAGCACGGGCCGAGATCCAGATCCGTATTGAGGCCAACGAGGCCCTGGTGAAGGCCCTGGAGTag
- the Midn gene encoding midnolin — MEPQPGGARSCRRGAPGGACELSTATESAAPMSLAIHSTTGTRYDLSVPHDETVEGLRKRLSQRLKVPKERLALLHKDTRLSSGKLQEFGVGDGSKLTLVPTVEAGLMSQASRPEQSVMQALESLTETQPPATPGPGRAAGGGFRKYRLILFKRPWHRQGPQSPERGGERPQVSDFLSGRSPLTLALRVGDHMMFVQLQLAAQHAPLQHRHVLAAAAAAAAAARGDSGVTTPVSSPCRPVSSAARVPPVSSSPSPVSPSPVTAGSFRSHPASTACPEQMGCSPLASSSSSNAPSTPGSSPTPRSRKPGAVIESFVNHAPGVFSGTFSGTLHPNCQDSSGRPRRDISTILQILNDLLSATRHYQGMPPSLTQLRCHAQCSPASPAPDLAPKTTSCEKLAATSPSSLLQGQSQIRMCKPPGDRLRQTENRATRCKVERLQLLLQQKRLRRKARRDARGPYHWPPSRKAGRSDSSSSGGGASPGEAAGLGLDFEDSVWKPEVNPDIQSEFVVA, encoded by the exons ATGGAGCCGCAGCCCGGCGGTGCCCGGAGCTGCCGGCGCGGGGCCCCCGGCGGCGCCTGCGAGCTGAGCACGGCCACGGAGTCGGCCGCACCCATGAGCCTGGCGATCCACAGCACCACGGGGACCCGCTATGACCTGTCGGTACCCCACGACGAGACCGTAGAAGGGCTTCGCAAAAGGTTGTCCCAACGCCTCAAAGTACCCAAGGAACGCCTAGCGCTACTTCACAAAGACAC CCGGCTCAGTTCGGGGAAGCTGCAGGAATTCGGCGTGGGGGATGGGAGCAAGTTGACGCTCGTGCCCACGGTGGAAGCTGGCCTCATG TCTCAGGCCTCGAGGCCGGAACAGTCCGTTATGCAAGCTCTGGAAAGTTTGACCGAGACCCAG cccccagcGACACCCGGGCCAGGCCGGGCTGCCGGAGGAGGCTTCCGGAAATACAGATTGATTTTATTTAAGCGTCCGTGGCACCGACAGGgaccccagagcccagagaggggcGGCGAGAGGCCCCAG GTCAGTGATTTTTTGTCAGGCCGCTCACCTTTGACCCTGGCCCTACGAGTCGGGGATCACATGATGTTTGTACAGTTGCAACTGGCCGCCCAACACGCCCCACTCCAGCACCGCCATGTGCTAGCAGCagccgccgcagccgccgccgccgcccggggAGATTCTGGTGTAACCACGCCAGTGTCCTCGCCCTGTAGGCCAGTGTCCAGTGCTGCCCGTGTCCCCCCAGTATCCAGCAGTCCTTCACCAGTGTCCCCCTCCCCCGTCACCGCTGGTTCCTTCCGGTCCCATCCAGCTTCCACAGCCTGTCCTGAG CAGATGGGCTGTTCGCCACTGgccagcagtagcagcagcaacgcCCCATCGACCCCAGGCAGCAGCCCCACTCCCCGCTCCCGCAAACCTGGCGCCGTCATCGAAAGCTTCGTGAACCACGCCCCAGGGGTCTTCTCAGGGACCTTCTCTG GCACACTGCACCCCAACTGCCAAGACAGCAGTGGGCGGCCACGACGAGACATCAGCACCATTCTGCAGATACTCAATGACCTCCTAAGTGCCACGCGGCATTACCAGGGCATGCCACCCTCGCTGACCCAGCTCCGCTGCCACGCCCAGTGCTCACCTGCCTCACCAGCCCCTGACCTCGCCCCCAAAACTACCTCCTGTGAAAAACTGGCGGccacatctccctcctccctgctccagGGCCAGAGCCAGATCCGAATGTGCAAGCCTCCTG GGGATCGACTGCGACAGACGGAGAACCGTGCCACACGCTGCAAAGTGGAACGCCTCCAGCTGCTGTTACAGCAGAAACGCCTTAGAAGGAAGGCACGGCGGGACGCTCGGGGTCCTTATCACTGGCCCCCCAGCCGCAAAGCTGGCCggagtgacagcagcagcagcgggggCGGAGCTAGCCCCGGTGAGGCCGCAGGCTTGGGCCTCGACTTTGAGGACTCCGTTTGGAAGCCTGAAGTAAACCCGGACATCCAGTCCGAGTTTGTGGTGGCTTAA